The genomic DNA AAGCGCCATTGGTGTGGCTGAATCACGCGATTAGCGCAACGAAGGTCAAATGCCTATTGACAGCAACCATTCCGCCTGCTATAATTTAATGATGAATCGAGTCACCAACATCTCTCCTCGTCCTGGCGTTGGGAGGACGATGATAGGACATCCGACCCAAGAGGACATCGCCCGTTTGGCTGGCGTCTCGCGCACCACGGTCTCCTATGTGCTCAGCGGCCGACAAGATAAGCACGTGCGGATCAGCCAGGCCACGCGCTCGCGCGTGGAGGCCATCGCAGCCCAACTAGGATATCAACCCAACGCCATCGCTCGCAGCTTGCGACTGCAGCGGACGCAGACGCTAGCCCTCGTCATCCCTGACATCGCTAATCCGTTCTACCCGGCGCTAACGCGCGGCTTTCAAGATGGCGTCGCCGCCGAGCAATATCAGACTTTTGTCATCAACACCGACAACATCGCCGCTCAGGAAGCGCGCGCGTTGAGCTCGATCCTACATCAGCGGGTGGATGGCGCGGTATTAGTGGCGTTCCACCTCACGGCAGAGCATATAGACCGCCTGGTACAGGCCGGCATCGCTGTGGTGGCACTAGGCTCTTGGATCCACCACCCCGCAGTAGACCGCCTCTTCTCCGATGACCGGGGCGGCGCCTATAAAGCGGTGCGGTATCTGGTGGAGCGCGGCCACCGGCGTATCGCCCATATCGCCGGCCCCTTAGATACGCCTCCCGCCCGATCTCGCTACGAGGGATACCGCCAGGCACTGATGGACAGTGGGCTCCCCGTGGATGAATCACTAATCTGCGAGGGAGATTTTACGCGTGGGTCTGGACGCGCTTGCTTGCGACGGTTGATGGCTTTGCCTGATCCGCCGACGGCCCTCTTCGCCGCCAACGACATCATGGCTATTGATGCCATGCTCGAGGCGCAAAGCATGGGCCTGCGTATCCCCGATGATCTGGCTGTGATCGGCCTAGACGACATCCCGGAGGCCAGCATCATTCGTCCGGCGCTGACGACCATCCCTCAGCACCCGTATCAGATGGGACGTCAAGCGGCAGAGATGTTGTTAGACCGTCTACGTGGCCCACGAGATGGGCTTCCGGCTCGTTGTGAGATAATCGAATTAGACTTGGTAGTGCGCGAATCCGCTTGAGGAGGGAAGACCCCGTTTGAAGCATGTCTGGTCAGCATGGTCTAAAGCCATATCGCTTTAGAGGTGCCTTTTTCGAAAGGGGAGGGCATCTCCTTCTCACGGCATCATGAGCTGCTAATTCCACGAGGAGGTGATCCGATGTCCAACAGCCTAGATCTGGCTCGACAGAAGCTCACACGCCGTCAAATCCTTCAGCTTGGGGTAGGTTTGATGGGAGGGGCCATCCTGAGCGCCTGTGCCCCAGTGCCGGCGCCAGCGCCCGCAGCGCCGGCCGAGGGCGAGCAAGAAGCTGCCGCACCACCAGCAAAGGAAGTGTTGAAAGTCGTCTGGTGGGGCGAGTCTGGCGACGAACAGCAACGGGCTTGGCTGCAGAAACACTTTGTAGACACGTTCAACGCGGCACATCCCGACATCCAGATCGATTACATCTTCCAGGAGGACCTCGACCGCGTGCTGCGCACCGCAGTGCAGGCCGGCGCCGGTCCAGATATTCTGGTGACCCCAGGAGTTGGGTTCGTGCTGGAGTATGTGATCGCCGGGCACTGCCTAGTGCTTGATGAGTTCGCCATCACTTACGGGTGGAAGGACAAGCTGCTCAGCTGGGCCTACGAGTCCGGGATGGTGGAGGGGAAACTTTATAGCCTGCCGCTGACCTACGAGTCCATGATCGTCATCTATAACAAGACCCTCTTCGAGCAGAAGGGATGGAAAATACCCACCAACCGAGCCGAGATGGAGGCTATCGCTGAAGCCGCACTCAAAGAGGGGATCTACCCATTTGCCTATGGTAATGCTGACTGGAAACCGGCCACTGAGCACTTGATCGGCATGTTCCTCGATCATTACGCGGGCGCGGACAACGTCTACAAGGCCCTGATTGGCGAGAAGAAATGGACCGATGAGGAGTTCGTGGGCGCAATGAAACTCATGAACGAGTGGTTCCAGCGAGGGTACTACTCGGGCAGCATTGAGAATTACCATTCTCTCACCTGGAATGACTTCTGGCCCATGCTCGCAACCGGCAAGGGGGCGATGATGATGGTCGGCACATGGGGCTTCCAGGGTGCCATCCCGGCCTTTGAGGACTCCGGCCAGGAGTGGGACTGGTTCCCCATGCCGCCGCTGCGAGAGGGGGTCAAACCCGTGTATGCCCTTGCCACAGGCACCACGTTATCTATCAACGCCAAATCGCAACATCCAAACGAGGCAGCGGTCGCCATTGACTGGGTGTACAACGACAAGAAGCGAGCGATGACCATCGCCTCTGGCTTCAACTTCGGCGAGTGGGTCGTTCCACTAAAGGGCTTGACCGCCGAGGATTTCCCGCCCGAGACGGACAAGCGCATCGTCCGCTTCTTCGAGGACTTTGCCCGGGTGACGGAACGCGGCGACTACGGCTACACCACCTGGACCTTCTGGCCGGCCAAGACCGAGGTGTACATGTACACAGCCTTCGACGAGGTGCTGGCTGGGACACTCACGGTGGAGCAATACCTGGCCGAGGTCCAGAGGATCTTTGATGAGGAGAAAGCTGCAGGCAAGGTGCCGCCGGTCATGAAGCGGGCCATCTAGCACGACATGACGAAGGCACACGGCTGCGTGCCAGAGACATGGAGAGGCCCGCGGGGTATAGAGGATTCGCCCCGCGGGCAACGATTTGCCGAGGGGGTGGCATCATGGAAGCTCCGGCTGTACAAATGGCGCGGGTAACGCCGAAGGCGGTGGTAGCACAGCGGCGCGCCCGCCTGTGGCGTAAGACGATCCTGCCCTGGCTGTTCATCGCGCCCATTCTGATCCTGAACGTGATTGTGATCCTGGGACCCTCGATCGGGAGCGCCTTCTTCGCGTTCACTGAGTGGTCCGGCCTGGGAACGCCCAAGTGGGTGGGGCTGGCCAATTTTCAGCGCATGCTCACCGATCGTGTATATCGGATCGCCTTCACCAACAACGTGAAGTGGACATTGATCTTCCTCACCGTGCCCATCGCGATGGGGTTACTGGGCTCAGCGCTGTTGGCGCCTATCAAGCGGTTCGCTATGTTTTATCGCGTCGCTTATTTTCTGCCCTATGTGATCGCCAGCGTGGTCAACGCGCAGATCTGGCGCAACATCCTTCATCCCACCATGGGGATTGGCCCCTTCCTGGCGGAGCGGGGACTAGAGTTCATGAACATCTCTTTCTTCGGCAACCGCCACGTGGTGCTGTACTCTATCGCCTTTGTGGACAACTGGCATTGGTGGGGATTCCTAGTGGTGCTCTATCTGGCTGCGATGCAGGCGGTTGACCCTGAGCTGTACGAGGCGGCCCGGCTGGAAGGAGCCAATCGTTGGCAGGAGTGGCGCCATGTCACCCTGCCTGGCATTTTACCCACGCTGGTGTTCACCATTCTCATGACCATCATCTGGTCCTTCCTGGTCTTTGACTACATCTATTTACTCACGCAAGGCGGCCCCGCACATGCCTCAGAGGTGCTGGCGACGGAGGTGTTCAAGTCCGCCTTCTTTCGATTTGAGGTGGGCTATGCAGCGGCTATCGGCCTGAGCATGAGCTTCATCGCTGCTATGGTGGTGACAGGATTCATTATCCTGCGGCGGAGAGGTTGGCAGATATGACTGCAATCATACAAAGGCGTTCCCGGCGAACTGTCTCGCTCGTGCCGAATTACGTGATCCTGACCTTACTTGTACTCTTTTCGTTGCTCCCGCTCTCCACCCTCGTCTTCAACTCGCTCAAGAAGGACGCTGAGGTGGGGCGGAATCCGCTTGGTCCGCCAGTGAGCGGCATCCGCTGGCAGAACTTCCCGGATGCCTGGCGCGATGGCCGTTTCTCCATCACCATGCGCAACAGCGCGATCCTGACTTTTGGCACGATCGCTGGGGTGTTGGTCATCGCCGGGATGGCCGCTTACTCGCTGGCCAGGCTCCACGTCCCCGGAGCGGATCTGTTGACCCTTTACTTTCTCGTGGGCACGAGCATGCCGGCCCAGCTTTTCATGGTGCCACTCTTTTTCCTGTGGACTAGACTGGGCCTCACCGATAACCTGCTAGGGGTGATCATCATCTACTGGGCCATTATGTCTCCCTTCGCTACATTCCTGTTGCGCTCGTACATGGTGGCGATCCCACAAGACTTCGAGGACGCAGCGCGCGTGGATGGAGCATCGGAGTGGCAAGTATTACGACACGTGATCGCGCCTATCACTTGGCCAGGATTCCTCACCGTGGCGCTGGTCACCGGCCTGGGGGCATGGAACGAATTTTTGTTCGCGGTTACGTTCCTGCATCGCGAGGAAGTAAAACCGATCTCGACCAGCCTGTATGCGTTCGTATCGCGCTATGGGCGGGAATGGGGGCTGACGAGCGCGGCAGCGATGATGATGGTATTGCCCGTCATTGTTCTGTTCCTGCTTCTGCAAAGGCAATTCATCGAGGGGCTCACGCGAGGGGGGTTGAAGGCATAGATGTTTTACACGTCACCTCCCGCTGGCGAGCGTGCACAGCTGTATACAGCACGATCGAGCCGGCCACTGCCGCGTTCAGCGAGTTGATCCGACCGAACATGGGCAGCATCACCAGCCAATCGCAGTGCTCTCGCACCAGCCGGCTCATCCCTCCCCCTTCACTGCCCACTACCAGCGCAAGCGGGCCACTCAGATCGGCCCGATCATAGGGAATTGCGCTAGCTGTCCGCTCTAGCCCAATCACCCACACACCGGCCCGCTTCAGCTTTTCGATAGTCTGAACCAGATTAGTCACCCGAGCTACATGCAAATGCTCTACTGCACCAGCCGAAACATTACTGACCGCGGGCGTGACGCCAGCCGCGCGCCGCTCAGGGAGGACCACCCCATGCACTCCTACGGCCTCGGCCGTGCGCAAGAGCGTGCCAAGGTTCTGTGGATCTTGCAGGTGATCTAACAAAAGCAGGAAAGGTAGCTCGCTGCGAGCGGCAGCGGCGGTCAGGATGTCCTCTAGCTCAACATAGGGAAAGGGCGTGGCCTCCATCGCCACGCCCTGATGATCGGTGGTGCCCAGCCGATCCAACTCGCCGCGGCGAACCCGCTGTACGGGGATGCCCCGCTGATGGGCGATCTCAAGGATCTCCAGCACGGTGCCGCGCTCCTGCACCCCTTCGGCCAAGAAGAGGCGCAGCGCCCTCCGACGCTTGGCTCGCAGCGCCTCCAACACTGCATGACGGCCATACAGGATCTCGTTCATGAGGAGCTTTGCGATCACTTGAAGCGCCAGATGGTTCCCTGGGGTGTGTCCTCAAGCACGACGCCCAGCTCCGCCAGGCCGTCCCGGATGGCGTCGGCTAGTTGCCATTGCTTGGCCTGACGTAGGCGGGCGCGCACGTCTACCAACAGGCGAATGAATGGGGCGACGTCAGCGCGCTGGGATTTAGCGGCGTCCTCGGCCAAACGCAGCCCCAACACGCCGGCCAGCTCGCATAAAGTGGCTTGTGCTTGTGCAAAAGGAGCTCCGCCAACGCCGGCATCGCGCGCAGCGTTGATGGCTCGCACCAGATCGAACAATGCCGCTAACGCGCCCGCGGTGTTGAAATCGTCGTCCATGGCGGACTCGAAGCGCTCTCGGGTGCGCCTAACTTGTTCCATCAGCGCCTCGACCTGGGGACCTTCGATGATCTCTCCGACGCTCGGGCGCAGCGCCGATCGTAGACGTTCCAGCGCGCGCTCGGCCTGCTCGATCACCTCATCGCTGAATGTGAGCGGGCTGCGGTAATGTGAGCCCAACACAATTAGACGCAGCGTGTTAGCCTCATGCTCGGCTAGGAACTCCTCAATCGTCACTAGATTACCCAACGATTTGGACATCTTCTCACCGCCCAATTGCAGCATGCCGTTGTGTACCCAATAGCGGGCAAACGGCTGGCCGGTGTAGCTCTCACTCTGGGCGATCTCGTTCTCATGGTGAGGGAAGATCAAGTCGTTGCCCCCGCCGTGGATATCAATCTGTGGCCCCAGGTGGTGCAGGTTCATAGCCGAGCACTCGATGTGCCATCCCGGCCGGCCAGGCCCCCAAGGGCTGTCCCAGGCCGGCTCGCCTGGTTTGGCCGCCTTCCACAGCGCGAAATCGAGCGGGTCCTCTTTTTGCTCACCCGGAGCGATACGAGCGCCGGCGCGCATCTCTTCCACTTTGCGGTGGGATAACTTGCCGTAGTCGTCGTCCTTTCGTACGCGGAAGTAGACATCTCCATTGGCCTGATAGGCGTATCCTTTCTCTATTAACCCTTGGATCACCTGGATGATCTGCGGGATCTCCTGGGTCGCGCGCGGGTACACGGTTGCTGGCAATAAGCCGAGCGCGCGGATATGCTCCATAAACTCAGTAATATAGCGCTCGGCCAGATGAATCGGGTCTTCCCCCAACTGGTTGGCGCGATGGATGATCTTGTCATCCACATCCGTGAAGTTCATCACATGGATTACACGGTATCCCTTGTACTCTAGGTAACGGCGGATCACATCGAAGACGATCGCCGACATAGCATGTCCGACGTGGGCTTTGTCATACACGGTGGGGCCGCACACATACATGCGGACCACGTTGTCTTCTAGCGGTTTGAACTCCTCCTTAGTTCGGGTCAGTGTGTTGTAGATCATCAACGGCATATCGGTGACTCCTTAGCGTAAATGACAAAGGACGAAAGAATTAGGGAAGAATGTAATCGTCAATGAGGCGGCTGTATCCATGGAACGCAAGCGTTCCCCAACTCCTTTGCTCTGCCGTTCATGGACAGCAAGGCTAAAAAGATGTGAGTGGCCTCCAACGCCCTGCGTCTCTCGTCCTACGTCTTTCGTCCTTCTTCAAGATCACGCCCGTTAGGTTCCGGCTGGGCGAAGATCATACGGCCCGCATTGGTCTGCAACACCTTTGTGACTAGGACCTCGATCTCATGGTTTATGAAATGACGGCCATTTTCCACCACGACCATCGTCCCATCATCCAGATAGCCGACCCCTTGTCCCACCTCCTTGCCCTCTTGGATGATGTGCACGCGCATCG from Anaerolineae bacterium includes the following:
- a CDS encoding LacI family transcriptional regulator, translating into MIGHPTQEDIARLAGVSRTTVSYVLSGRQDKHVRISQATRSRVEAIAAQLGYQPNAIARSLRLQRTQTLALVIPDIANPFYPALTRGFQDGVAAEQYQTFVINTDNIAAQEARALSSILHQRVDGAVLVAFHLTAEHIDRLVQAGIAVVALGSWIHHPAVDRLFSDDRGGAYKAVRYLVERGHRRIAHIAGPLDTPPARSRYEGYRQALMDSGLPVDESLICEGDFTRGSGRACLRRLMALPDPPTALFAANDIMAIDAMLEAQSMGLRIPDDLAVIGLDDIPEASIIRPALTTIPQHPYQMGRQAAEMLLDRLRGPRDGLPARCEIIELDLVVRESA
- a CDS encoding extracellular solute-binding protein translates to MSNSLDLARQKLTRRQILQLGVGLMGGAILSACAPVPAPAPAAPAEGEQEAAAPPAKEVLKVVWWGESGDEQQRAWLQKHFVDTFNAAHPDIQIDYIFQEDLDRVLRTAVQAGAGPDILVTPGVGFVLEYVIAGHCLVLDEFAITYGWKDKLLSWAYESGMVEGKLYSLPLTYESMIVIYNKTLFEQKGWKIPTNRAEMEAIAEAALKEGIYPFAYGNADWKPATEHLIGMFLDHYAGADNVYKALIGEKKWTDEEFVGAMKLMNEWFQRGYYSGSIENYHSLTWNDFWPMLATGKGAMMMVGTWGFQGAIPAFEDSGQEWDWFPMPPLREGVKPVYALATGTTLSINAKSQHPNEAAVAIDWVYNDKKRAMTIASGFNFGEWVVPLKGLTAEDFPPETDKRIVRFFEDFARVTERGDYGYTTWTFWPAKTEVYMYTAFDEVLAGTLTVEQYLAEVQRIFDEEKAAGKVPPVMKRAI
- a CDS encoding sugar ABC transporter permease, which produces MEAPAVQMARVTPKAVVAQRRARLWRKTILPWLFIAPILILNVIVILGPSIGSAFFAFTEWSGLGTPKWVGLANFQRMLTDRVYRIAFTNNVKWTLIFLTVPIAMGLLGSALLAPIKRFAMFYRVAYFLPYVIASVVNAQIWRNILHPTMGIGPFLAERGLEFMNISFFGNRHVVLYSIAFVDNWHWWGFLVVLYLAAMQAVDPELYEAARLEGANRWQEWRHVTLPGILPTLVFTILMTIIWSFLVFDYIYLLTQGGPAHASEVLATEVFKSAFFRFEVGYAAAIGLSMSFIAAMVVTGFIILRRRGWQI
- a CDS encoding carbohydrate ABC transporter permease, with the translated sequence MTAIIQRRSRRTVSLVPNYVILTLLVLFSLLPLSTLVFNSLKKDAEVGRNPLGPPVSGIRWQNFPDAWRDGRFSITMRNSAILTFGTIAGVLVIAGMAAYSLARLHVPGADLLTLYFLVGTSMPAQLFMVPLFFLWTRLGLTDNLLGVIIIYWAIMSPFATFLLRSYMVAIPQDFEDAARVDGASEWQVLRHVIAPITWPGFLTVALVTGLGAWNEFLFAVTFLHREEVKPISTSLYAFVSRYGREWGLTSAAAMMMVLPVIVLFLLLQRQFIEGLTRGGLKA
- the rlmB gene encoding 23S rRNA (guanosine(2251)-2'-O)-methyltransferase RlmB — its product is MNEILYGRHAVLEALRAKRRRALRLFLAEGVQERGTVLEILEIAHQRGIPVQRVRRGELDRLGTTDHQGVAMEATPFPYVELEDILTAAAARSELPFLLLLDHLQDPQNLGTLLRTAEAVGVHGVVLPERRAAGVTPAVSNVSAGAVEHLHVARVTNLVQTIEKLKRAGVWVIGLERTASAIPYDRADLSGPLALVVGSEGGGMSRLVREHCDWLVMLPMFGRINSLNAAVAGSIVLYTAVHARQREVTCKTSMPSTPLA
- the cysS gene encoding cysteine--tRNA ligase yields the protein MPLMIYNTLTRTKEEFKPLEDNVVRMYVCGPTVYDKAHVGHAMSAIVFDVIRRYLEYKGYRVIHVMNFTDVDDKIIHRANQLGEDPIHLAERYITEFMEHIRALGLLPATVYPRATQEIPQIIQVIQGLIEKGYAYQANGDVYFRVRKDDDYGKLSHRKVEEMRAGARIAPGEQKEDPLDFALWKAAKPGEPAWDSPWGPGRPGWHIECSAMNLHHLGPQIDIHGGGNDLIFPHHENEIAQSESYTGQPFARYWVHNGMLQLGGEKMSKSLGNLVTIEEFLAEHEANTLRLIVLGSHYRSPLTFSDEVIEQAERALERLRSALRPSVGEIIEGPQVEALMEQVRRTRERFESAMDDDFNTAGALAALFDLVRAINAARDAGVGGAPFAQAQATLCELAGVLGLRLAEDAAKSQRADVAPFIRLLVDVRARLRQAKQWQLADAIRDGLAELGVVLEDTPQGTIWRFK